The DNA sequence GAAAGCAACGAAAGCGCAAGACCTACTCTTCTTAAATAAACAAACTGTCTTTTGAATCCATAAAGAATAAAACTAATCGCCATCAGCAAATAAATAATACTAATTACTAAACTTTCGATATCCAGTCTAAATTGAACGACCATAAACGTTGTGATGTTTCCTAGTAAATAAAGCCCAATAATGAGTGGGAAAAACTCAATCGAATGATAATTCTTTCGAAGGTACATTACAATTAAGTCTTTGGAACTTAAGATTACAAAAACATTAAATGCAATTAATAATCCGAGTGCCAAATAATGATAAAATGTATTTTGACTAATAGTCGGCTCTAACACAGGGTTAAACGTCGTCATACTCAAAATGATAACGTAACTAATCAGATAAAGCGCCATACGGAAAAATCGAACAAAACGGTCTTGAATCATTTCTATCTTAGAACAACCATACGCCATACCGATTGTAATAAAAGCGGCAAGGACCCACTTATAAAAAGTAAAATGTACTGATGATAGTGGCGCAATATAGTCATACAATTGCATGCTCGTATATAAAAAGTAAATCCACGTATTGACTAACGTCATGTTTTTAAAGAAAGCAATATATGGTCCAACACTGTTTCTGCTTTGTCCGTCTTTGTTTTTCTCTCTTTCGTACAGGTAAAAATAAGTAATAGCGATCATCGCAACCGTGACTGCTGCAAATTTCACATAAAAATGACTGTCTACCTGATACGCTTGAAGCGCAAACAAGAAATCAAATAAATAGAAGACAACAATACTTACACTAAAAATGCCCCAACCGACGATCTCCATCGTTTTTAATTGATTACGGTAGCCGAATAGTAATAACAACGCTCCTTCAATTAACCAACCAAGTGCCATCCACTCAACACCAAACTGGAAAGGAATCATTAATATCGCAAAAGTGACAGCTGTGACATAAAACAGAACAATCGTGCTTACCTCTTTTGCTAAAATTCTCTCCACTAACTGTCCTAGCCCAATGAACATGAGAGCAAAAACGAGTGCCAACAGTCCTCTAAAATCATCTAATCCTGCGGCTTCAAATAACACATATAAAACCATACAGCTAATAAATGTATTTATACCAAGTAACACAACATCGAGCCCCTGTAAGGACTGCTTTGTTTTAAATGGATACGCTAATGTTATAGCCACATACATAACAAAAGTTAAGAATGTATACGCCATGGCAACAGCTTCACTTGGCGATTCGAATACTAGATAAATCAGTGGCGGTATGTGAAGGCCAAAGCTGATATAGTGAACAACATTCCATTTTCGAGATAACGAGATAAGAAGGACGGATAAGTGAAGAAGCAATAAATAACCCATTGCGACATAAATATCTGTTCCTTCAAGTCCAAACATCGTGGCAAACGAAAGAAATGGAAAATAGCCACCTATCAAACCTAATGTACAAATCGTACGTGATTGGTAACGTAATGATAATAGAATGGTGGTCATCGTAACGACGACGGATAACAGTATCGCCATGAATAAACCTAAAATTTGAAGCTGAAAATACCCATAAAAGATAGCTCCATATAATACAGATACCCCTCCTCCTAAGAGGCCGGTAGCAAACGTTGTTTTATTTTTACGATAAGCCCATTCTCCTCCTGCTAACAATAAACCACCAAGCAGGAAAAAAACGCTCCCTTTCATATAGTCGTTAAACCATGTTGAGTACGTATACTTTGAAGCTGCCCCAACACCAAATAGGATAAGAAGGATACCAATTTTATTAACCCAGTTCAAACCGATTTTCATCTCAATTTGATTTTGTTTCATTCGTTTTTGAATTACCTCTTCACTAACCGGCTCTGAACCAACATCCTCTATTTCCGACTTTATTCCTTGTAGAAGGTCTCTTTCTTTCGCTTCTAGTTCTCGTCGTTGCTCATTGAGCTTTTGCTCAAGAGATAGAGATAATTGAGTGATTGCCTCATGAATCTTCTCTTTCTCTTCTCCAACTAAATGGTTGGCCTTACGACTTAGATTTTCGATTCTTTTTTTCGTTTTCTGTTCGAGTTCCTCGAGCTTATGCTTGTATTTACTTGATTCGATTTTAAAATATGTCGTTAATTTTTGCTGTGACACTTTAAGAATAGACAATTTTTCATCTAAGATTTGTTCTTGTAGCGCTGTTTTAAGCTGTCTGTTTTCCTCTGCCTTTTTTTCATATTGCTTTTCCGATTCATGAAGTTGGTCCTTCAGGTTGTCGTATTCTAGCTTGAGTGCTTTCATTTCTTGTACTAATTGACTAACATCACTTGATTCATATTCACGAATGACCGCGTCATATTCAGATGTTAATTGCTTATGTTTTTCTCTTATCTCTCGCATTTTCTCCTGCAAATCCAAGGCACATGCCTCCTTCTTACGTTGGCTAGGATTCTCCAACTATCTTTTCCCTTTAATTCGACATAAACCATCATTTTCCTTTTTTCAGTGAACAGAACTACTGTGGGTCACAAATCCCATTATTTGGACAGCTAGCAGGATTCATACGTTACATGTGGAATATATTGTTTTGTGTTTTACTAAAAGGAGGCGTTGTCGATGAAAAACGAATTCATTATCTTTGGGTATAATTACGAGGGGATAACGTTTCACTAGCCCATAAACTGCGTGGTTCCCTTCAATATTGAAAAGGGGTAACGTATTGAAAAAAACATCTTTAAAATCAATTGATAAAAGCAACTGGGAAGAAGCTATTCAATTATCTGTAAAAGAAGACCAACAATCATTTATCGCATCCAATCTATATTCAATAGCAGAAGTTCAATTTCTAGATAACTTCTATACAAAAGGTATATATATTGATACCAAAATGATAGGATTTACAATGTATGGTATCGATCCTGACGATCATAATTATTGGATTTATAGGCTTATGGTTGATAAAGATTACCAAAGTAAAGGTATAGGCGTACAAGCTATCCATCTCATCATTGAAGAAATAAGGGGTAGTAATGATACGAATATTCCTCTTATTATGATAGGTTATAATCCTGAAAATCTTTCTGCAAAATTTGCTTATAAGAAGGCAGGATTTATAGAGACTCAATTATCATCTTGGGGCGAACAACTAGCAAAGTATACTTTGTAAAGTGTGGAATACTAAGGGAGGATTTACTTCTTTAAGGGGTGAATCCCTTTTTTAAAGGTTAGCTTATTAAAGATGTCACTGTTCTACTAAACGCCAGTATACACTAATATGCCGAACACCTTATTAGTACAATTAGAAAGTAAAACACATGGAAAATACCTTACAATATAAAAAAGTGATGTTCTATTTTAAAGTATTATTATTAACGTTAACGATATTATCCACATGCTTTGTCATCTGGACAGGTTTCACTGGTAGACAGTCTATTTTTCCTATGCTATTATGTCTAACCATGTTACTTTCCATTAGTAATTTACTGCTTGGAAATGAAGATAGTAAAAGAAAAACGTTTTATAGGATTTTATTTTTTGCGTCATGTCTGTCACTTGCATTTGCAGTCCTGAACCTAATTGTTGGACGATAATTGCGAGGATGAAAAAGGTACACAAAACTATGTAGAAAGTCTGAGTGATGTAATGAAATTCACCTGTCCTTGTTGCGGATATAAGACATTAGACGAAAAACCGCCTGGCACTGATGAAATTTGCAAAATATGTTTCTGGCATGATGATTTCGTCCAATACGAAGACCCTGATTTCAAGGGAGGAGCAAATGATGTTTCATTAAGACAGGCACAGCAAAATTACACTTTATTTGGTGCGTGCCAAGAAGACTGTATTCAATTTGTAAGAAAGCCTACTAAGAATGATAGTAGAGATTCGAGCTGGAAACCGTTAACTCACAATTAAAATCACCTAACAGTTATAAAAAGAGGGCGAGACAAAAGGTTGTTTCCCGCTTGTCTCACCCTCTAAGCATTGAGATTAGTTTCCAGCTATATTCCGGCCTCTTCATCTACCCATCATATCTTTCAAACCGTTGAAATGATACGACAGCTAGGATGAAAAACATTAGGATTAATCCAATCGTACTGAATCCTACGAGCCATACAGAAGACATCCACTGACCTTCTAATAAAAGCTTTGTCGCTTCTGCCCGAAGATTCCCAGGGCTCCACTTCATATATTTAGGCAATAACGTTGTAAGGAGACTAAGCGCCCCTAGAATTAAAACACTAGCACCAGCTATACCACCCATTCCTTTTACAAGAGTTCCTATCAAAATCGTTAGGACCACTGTTAACATGACCCATAGACTACTTATCACGAAACTACTAAGCATCATCGTCCATGGCACTGAGGAGAAAAGAAGGTTTGTATAATACCAGGCTAAGACATAGGAGAGGAATACAGAAACTAGTAGAATGCAAAGTTGTGCGACCGTTTTACTTCCGATATACTGTAATGCGCTAACCGGTCTGACCATAATTAAGGTCAATGAGCCATTTTGTCTTTCTTGAGAAATGACTCCCATCGTAGCTAACACAAACAATAGCGTTCCAATCGTACCAAATTGAGACAGGATGCCAATCAAAACTTCCTCTCCTGTTGGAATTGGTATTTCTATTACCGCACCTTCAGGTAAGTTACCCGCTGCCTCAAGTATTTGTGGCATATAATAGCTTGTAATAGGTTGTGAAATCGCAATAACCATTAAAACAATGGGTAGCCAAATCCACTTGCCATTTTTGAAGCTCTCATTCATTTCTTTCATCAATAAAACTATAAAATTTCTCATCGCTTCATCACCTTTAAATATGCGTCTTCAAGTGAATCCTGCATCGTTTCATAATGAGTAACCGTCACTTTCCTGCTCAACATTTCTGTTAACAGTTCATTTCGTTTTGACATATCACTCATGTAAATCATCGCTGTCGTTTGGTCAATATAATCGATTGAATCAATAAACTCTATTTCTTCTAGTAACCCTTTAATCGGACCTTCAATTCGAAGCTTAATCGCTAAAGTATCGAACTCATTTTTTAATACGTCTAACGTACCGTTCCACTTTAATTGCCCATCTTGAAGCATCAATATTTCTTCGCACACTTGTTCAGCGTCATGAAGAATATGCGTTGAAAATAAAATGGTCATTTCCTTTTTTAATTTTTCAATTAAATCAAGTACATCACGTCTCCCTGAGGGATCGAGTGCTGAAACGGGTTCATCAAGAATAAGCAACTCTGGCTCATGAAGTAGTGCCTGAGCTAACCCAAGACGCTGTTTCATTCCTCCCGAGAATCCACCTATTCTTTTGTGCTTGTCT is a window from the Bacillus alkalicellulosilyticus genome containing:
- a CDS encoding ABC transporter permease, with the protein product MRNFIVLLMKEMNESFKNGKWIWLPIVLMVIAISQPITSYYMPQILEAAGNLPEGAVIEIPIPTGEEVLIGILSQFGTIGTLLFVLATMGVISQERQNGSLTLIMVRPVSALQYIGSKTVAQLCILLVSVFLSYVLAWYYTNLLFSSVPWTMMLSSFVISSLWVMLTVVLTILIGTLVKGMGGIAGASVLILGALSLLTTLLPKYMKWSPGNLRAEATKLLLEGQWMSSVWLVGFSTIGLILMFFILAVVSFQRFERYDG
- a CDS encoding ABC transporter ATP-binding protein, whose product is MLVDIIDLSKNFKEHKAVNHISFKINRGRCIALLGPNGAGKTTTLQMLAGLLTPTTGTISFNGVIKKDYRDKIGFLPQHPAFFNWMTPTEFLQFAGKLSHIPKKKLAARIEETLAFVSLEKDKHKRIGGFSGGMKQRLGLAQALLHEPELLILDEPVSALDPSGRRDVLDLIEKLKKEMTILFSTHILHDAEQVCEEILMLQDGQLKWNGTLDVLKNEFDTLAIKLRIEGPIKGLLEEIEFIDSIDYIDQTTAMIYMSDMSKRNELLTEMLSRKVTVTHYETMQDSLEDAYLKVMKR
- a CDS encoding CPCC family cysteine-rich protein — protein: MKFTCPCCGYKTLDEKPPGTDEICKICFWHDDFVQYEDPDFKGGANDVSLRQAQQNYTLFGACQEDCIQFVRKPTKNDSRDSSWKPLTHN
- a CDS encoding GNAT family N-acetyltransferase, whose product is MKKTSLKSIDKSNWEEAIQLSVKEDQQSFIASNLYSIAEVQFLDNFYTKGIYIDTKMIGFTMYGIDPDDHNYWIYRLMVDKDYQSKGIGVQAIHLIIEEIRGSNDTNIPLIMIGYNPENLSAKFAYKKAGFIETQLSSWGEQLAKYTL
- a CDS encoding DUF2339 domain-containing protein gives rise to the protein MDLQEKMREIREKHKQLTSEYDAVIREYESSDVSQLVQEMKALKLEYDNLKDQLHESEKQYEKKAEENRQLKTALQEQILDEKLSILKVSQQKLTTYFKIESSKYKHKLEELEQKTKKRIENLSRKANHLVGEEKEKIHEAITQLSLSLEQKLNEQRRELEAKERDLLQGIKSEIEDVGSEPVSEEVIQKRMKQNQIEMKIGLNWVNKIGILLILFGVGAASKYTYSTWFNDYMKGSVFFLLGGLLLAGGEWAYRKNKTTFATGLLGGGVSVLYGAIFYGYFQLQILGLFMAILLSVVVTMTTILLSLRYQSRTICTLGLIGGYFPFLSFATMFGLEGTDIYVAMGYLLLLHLSVLLISLSRKWNVVHYISFGLHIPPLIYLVFESPSEAVAMAYTFLTFVMYVAITLAYPFKTKQSLQGLDVVLLGINTFISCMVLYVLFEAAGLDDFRGLLALVFALMFIGLGQLVERILAKEVSTIVLFYVTAVTFAILMIPFQFGVEWMALGWLIEGALLLLFGYRNQLKTMEIVGWGIFSVSIVVFYLFDFLFALQAYQVDSHFYVKFAAVTVAMIAITYFYLYEREKNKDGQSRNSVGPYIAFFKNMTLVNTWIYFLYTSMQLYDYIAPLSSVHFTFYKWVLAAFITIGMAYGCSKIEMIQDRFVRFFRMALYLISYVIILSMTTFNPVLEPTISQNTFYHYLALGLLIAFNVFVILSSKDLIVMYLRKNYHSIEFFPLIIGLYLLGNITTFMVVQFRLDIESLVISIIYLLMAISFILYGFKRQFVYLRRVGLALSLLSTTKLFLFDLTFLTQGSKIVAYFCFGITLLAISFIYQKVSNKIDDTKKVEDNRVTEKM